From Salinirubellus salinus, the proteins below share one genomic window:
- the hisE gene encoding phosphoribosyl-ATP diphosphatase — protein sequence MTDESADAILEELFAVIESRKADLPEGSYTASLFTHEKGENRVLEKLGEEATETILAAKDDDHEELAAESADLVYHLLVLLSMKGMDLADLREELAARR from the coding sequence GTGACGGACGAGTCGGCCGACGCGATCCTCGAGGAACTGTTCGCCGTCATCGAGTCCCGGAAGGCGGACCTCCCGGAGGGCTCGTACACCGCCTCGCTGTTCACCCACGAGAAGGGCGAGAACAGGGTGCTGGAGAAACTCGGCGAGGAGGCGACCGAGACCATCCTCGCGGCGAAGGACGACGACCACGAGGAACTCGCGGCGGAGTCGGCCGACCTCGTCTACCACCTGCTCGTCCTGCTGTCGATGAAGGGGATGGACCTCGCGGACCTGCGCGAGGAACTGGCGGCGCGTCGTTAG
- a CDS encoding ASCH domain-containing protein has product MAEIDASELLPNDRVQQMALSGEVSQIHRGASQHYADEGDTFEVDGTTFEVTSVDDRTLGDMTDEDARREGSESLAAYKQRMVKVHGGNFEWDDSSTVVRYRFEKQD; this is encoded by the coding sequence ATGGCAGAGATAGACGCCTCGGAGCTCCTGCCGAACGACCGCGTCCAGCAGATGGCCCTCTCCGGCGAGGTGAGCCAGATCCACCGCGGCGCGAGCCAGCACTACGCCGACGAGGGCGACACCTTCGAGGTGGACGGGACGACGTTCGAGGTGACGAGCGTCGACGACCGCACCCTCGGCGACATGACCGACGAGGACGCCCGCCGCGAGGGGAGCGAGTCGCTGGCGGCGTACAAGCAACGGATGGTGAAGGTCCACGGCGGCAACTTCGAGTGGGACGACTCCAGTACCGTGGTCCGCTACCGGTTCGAGAAGCAGGACTGA